One genomic window of Quercus lobata isolate SW786 chromosome 9, ValleyOak3.0 Primary Assembly, whole genome shotgun sequence includes the following:
- the LOC115959010 gene encoding receptor-like protein 7, translating into MGLSLSFFMRFLFLLSLFSLISAGSFSSVQSPSCHDDERFALSQFKESIIINRSASDDPSAYSKVSSWMTPSGDCCTWDGVQCDENTGRVTSLDLSSSYLYGSINSSSSLFQLVHLHRLNLASNDFNHSQIPAGVRRLSKLTYLNLSNSAFSGQIPSEILQLSKLVSLDLALNPLKLHKPNLESIAEKLINLQELVLSEVDISSTLPSTLTNLTSLKTIYLRNCSLHGEFPTGIFQLPNLKSLSVHLNSNLTGHVPEFNRSIPLEDLRLAGTGFSGMLPYSIGNLKSLHSFDVGGCNFSGPIPFSFGNLTELTFLDLSDNNFNRGTLSWVGKQTKLTFLNLDETNLYGDIPFSLGNLTHLKTLSLSSNELTGPIPSWLANLTQLTQLWLQKNKLHGPIPTSVYKLRKLQILDLCLNRLSGTVEFGLFQELSSLFYLQLSDNNLSLLIDPSTNISTLQKFKVLGLASCHLSEFPEILRNQDQLRVLLLSRNKIHGQIPKWISNLSKDTLVSLDMSENFLTGFDQAPNSLPWTSLLILYLSNNKLQGPLPIPPPSTVYYEVHGNMLSGEITQMICNLSFLSYLDLSCNNLSGYLPQCLGNLSNLSILNLRHNNFHGHIPQMFIEGCQLSMIKLNENHFQGALPRSLANCTMLEILDIGNNHIIDIFPSWLGTLPELGVLILRSNGFHGAIGKPETNSTFPKLHVIDLSNNYITGKLPYEYFQIWKGMQSYDAGGLTYMQARVKIHIPSCGWLYTYTYQMTLTNKGIKTEYWKIQDYFVAIDLSGNRFEGEIPKLVGNLKALCMLNLSNNVLTGSIPSSLVNLKNLESLDLSQNMLVGEIPPQLVELTFLAFLNLSHNHLTGTIPQGKQFLTFENNSFNGNVGLCGSPLSKRCANLKDPPPPPSIFVENQDEVSQFEFDWKVVVMGYGCGFIFGVFGGKIIIKKKNDWFMKTFAIGHPP; encoded by the coding sequence ATGGgtttatctctttctttcttcatgcgctttctttttttattgtcgTTGTTTTCTCTTATATCTGCTGGCTCTTTTTCTTCTGTGCAGTCACCCAGCTGCCATGATGATGAGAGATTTGCCTTGTCGCAATTCAAAGAAAGCATAATTATCAATCGGTCTGCATCTGATGATCCTTCTGCTTATTCGAAGGTTTCATCATGGATGACACCAAGTGGTGATTGCTGCACCTGGGATGGTGTTCAGTGTGATGAAAACACGGGTCGCGTAACTAGCCTTGACCTCAGTAGCAGTTATCTTTATGGTTCCATCAACTCCAGTAGCAGCCTCTTCCAGCTTGTTCACCTTCATAGGCTTAACCTTGCCTCCAATGATTTTAATCACTCTCAAATCCCAGCTGGTGTAAGGCGGCTTTCAAAGCTTACTTACCTTAACCTCTCTAATTCTGCATTTTCAGGTCAGATCCCATCAGAAATTTTACAGCTCTCtaagttggtttccctagaccTGGCTTTGAACCCATTGAAACTCCACAAGCCTAATCTTGAAAGTATAGCTGAAAAGCTTATAAACTTGCAAGAACTAGTTCTTAGTGAGGTTGACATATCATCCACTCTACCCAGTACCTTGACAAACTTAACTTCTTTAAAGACCATTTATCTTAGAAATTGTAGTTTGCATGGTGAGTTTCCAACAGGAATTTTTCAGCTACCAAATCTCAAGTCCCTCAGTGTGCATCTCAATTCAAATCTCACTGGTCATGTACCTGAATTTAATAGAAGTATCCCCCTTGAAGATTTGAGACTAGCAGGTACAGGTTTCTCTGGCATGCTACCATATTCAATCGGTAACCTCAAATCTTTACATTCCTTCGATGTTGGAGGATGTAATTTCTCTGGACCAATACCGTTCTCATTTGGTAACCTGACGGAGCTTACTTTTCTAGACCTTTCAGATAACAATTTCAACAGAGGGACTCTTTCTTGGGTTGGTAAGCAAACCAAACTCACCTTTCTGAACCTAGATGAGACCAATTTATATGGTGACATCCCGTTCTCTCTTGGAAACCTAACCCACCTTAAAACTTTGAGTCTTTCTTCAAATGAATTAACTGGTCCTATCCCATCTTGGTTAGCAAACCTCACACAACTTACTCAACTGTggcttcaaaaaaataaattgcatgGTCCAATTCCAACGTCTGTTTACAAACTTAGGAAGCTTCAAATTCTAGATCTGTGTTTAAATCGCTTGAGTGGTACAGTGGAATTTGGCTTGTTTCAAGAACTTAGTAGTCTCTTTTACCTCCAACTATCTGATAACAATCTTTCATTGCTTATTGATCCTAGCACTAACATTTCTACTCTTCAAAAATTTAAGGTATTAGGATTGGCTTCTTGTCACTTAAGTGAATTCCCAGAGATTCTTCGAAACCAAGATCAATTGCGAGTTTTGCTACTTTCTCGAAACAAAATTCATGGCCAAATACCAAAATGGATCTCAAACTTGAGTAAAGATACTCTTGTGTCTTTAGATATGTCTGAAAACTTCCTTACAGGCTTTGATCAAGCCCCAAATTCTCTACCTTGGACCAGTCTACTAATTTTGTACCTTTCAAATAACAAGCTTCAAGGGCCACTCCCAATTCCACCACCGTCCACTGTCTATTATGAAGTCCATGGCAACATGTTGAGCGGAGAAATCACTCAAATGATTTGTAATCTAAGTTTTCTTTCGTATCTTGATTTGTCATGCAACAACCTGAGTGGTTACCTTCCCCAATGTTTAGGCAACTTGAGTAACCTTTCAATTCTTAATCTACGGCACAACAACTTTCATGGCCACATTCCTCAAATGTTCATAGAAGGATGCCAATTGAGTATGATCAAATTGAATGAAAATCATTTTCAAGGGGCTTTACCAAGGTCATTGGCTAATTGTACCATGTTGGAAATTCTTGATATTGGAAATAATCATATAATTGATATTTTCCCCTCTTGGTTGGGCACTCTTCCAGAGCTAGGCGTTCTCATTTTGCGATCAAATGGCTTCCATGGTGCTATTGGAAAACCTGAAACAAATTCTACATTCCCAAAATTACATGTCATTGACCTCTCCAACAATTATATTACTGGTAAGTTGCCATATGAATACTTCCAAATTTGGAAAGGCATGCAAAGTTATGATGCAGGTGGCTTAACTTATATGCAAGCAAGAGTAAAAATCCATATACCAAGTTGTGGATGGTTATACACCTACACTTACCAAATGACATTGACGAACAAAGGCATAAAGACAGAATATTGGAAAATCCAAGATTACTTTGTGGCTATTGATCTCTCTGGCAACaggtttgaaggtgaaattccaAAACTTGTAGGAAATCTAAAGGCACTTTGTATGCTCAACCTTTCCAACAATGTTCTTACTGGTTCTATTCCATCATCATTGGTAAACTTAAAAAACCTAGAATCACTTGACCTTTCTCAAAATATGCTAGTTGGAGAGATTCCTCCGCAATTGGTAGAGCTTACATTCCTTGCTTTTTTGAATCTGTCTCACAACCATCTTACGGGAACTATACCACAAGGGAAACAATTTCTCACATTTGAAAACAATTCGTTCAATGGAAATGTAGGATTATGTGGAAGCCCATTATCAAAACGATGTGCCAATTTGAAggacccaccaccaccaccttcaATATTTGTAGAAAATCAAGATGAAGTGTCTCAATTTGAGTTTGACTGGAAAGTAGTTGTGATGGGATACGGATGTGGATTTATATTTGGAGTTTTTGGTGGGAAAATAATtatcaagaagaaaaatgattggTTTATGAAGACTTTTGCAATTGGTCATCCACCATGA